A genomic segment from Frateuria edaphi encodes:
- the mutM gene encoding bifunctional DNA-formamidopyrimidine glycosylase/DNA-(apurinic or apyrimidinic site) lyase — protein MPELPEVETTRRGIAPHVEGRRVTDVVLRRPDLRWPIPREVSELLPGQRIDAVERRAKYLLLHTQAGSALMHLGMSGVLRVLPPDAPLGTHDHVDIVLAAEAGRAARVLRFTDPRRFGCLLWQPPGETHELLAALGPEPLTDAFDGDVLWHLSRGRSAAVKLFLMDNAVVVGVGNIYASEALFAAGIDPRRAAGKVSRERYARLAAEVKRILGWAIERGGTTLRDFLNPDGAPGYFFRELNVYGRAGEPCKACGTPIRQAVLGQRSTFWCPRCQR, from the coding sequence ATGCCTGAGCTTCCCGAAGTCGAAACCACCCGCCGCGGCATCGCCCCGCACGTCGAGGGCCGCCGCGTCACCGACGTCGTGCTGCGCCGCCCCGACCTGCGCTGGCCGATCCCGCGCGAGGTGAGCGAGCTGCTGCCGGGACAGCGGATCGACGCGGTCGAACGGCGCGCCAAGTACCTGCTGCTGCACACGCAGGCCGGCAGCGCGCTGATGCACCTGGGCATGAGCGGCGTGTTGCGCGTGCTGCCGCCGGATGCGCCGCTGGGTACGCACGACCACGTCGACATCGTGCTCGCGGCCGAAGCGGGCCGCGCCGCGCGCGTGTTGCGCTTCACCGATCCGCGCCGCTTCGGCTGCCTGCTCTGGCAGCCACCCGGCGAAACCCACGAGCTGCTCGCCGCGCTCGGCCCCGAGCCGCTTACCGACGCCTTCGACGGCGACGTGCTCTGGCACCTCTCGCGCGGGCGCAGCGCGGCGGTCAAGCTGTTCCTGATGGACAACGCGGTGGTCGTGGGCGTGGGCAACATCTACGCGAGCGAGGCACTGTTCGCTGCCGGCATCGACCCGCGCCGCGCGGCCGGCAAGGTCTCGCGCGAGCGTTACGCGCGGCTCGCCGCGGAGGTCAAGCGCATCCTCGGCTGGGCGATCGAGCGCGGCGGCACCACGCTGCGTGACTTCCTCAACCCGGACGGCGCGCCCGGCTATTTCTTCCGCGAGCTCAACGTTTACGGTCGCGCCGGCGAACCGTGCAAGGCATGCGGCACGCCGATCCGCCAGGCGGTGCTCGGACAGCGCTCGACCTTCTGGTGCCCACGCTGCCAGCGCTGA
- a CDS encoding S8 family serine peptidase gives MPSKFMPSIRHTAFRLCAIAAGLLASGVALADAQLDPQLLTQMGSAASTDPLQVVVTYKQSGPVTADQLAVLESLGITRGLTMHTLPIAGALATPAEIRALAQRDDVLSIWANRRLTYLDAEANGLSGAARTVANPADYHRAIPFSGKGVTVEINDSGIDATHMDLQYGTHVVQNTQAVTNLAALDTMLPITYLEGVPNSDWGSGHGTHCAGIVGGNGARSNGLYEGVAPGADLVGYGSGAVLLVLDAVGGLDYAATHQFGFRNPIRVVSNSWGSSGKFDPADPVNVASYELYKRGIVSVFAAGNDGPGEDTHNPYAQAPWVISVGASEKNGVLTDFSSRGKRGESGTFAMPDGRQWTYVNEPTIVAPGVDIISTRDSTGTLPALAAQQDAEVIPAAYLPFYTIMSGTSMATPHVAGIVALMLEANPGLTPAQVRDILERTATNMTGRLGWEAGAGHVNAYTAVAEAAGIRAGFGGTVNALHSFNSNALVVPGAPPIPFSVDFAPVGPVGEQSFTVGPEVAFVSARATIGTNTLALVLIDPDGEEYGSAIALPVLGDTVTTGAPAKPGVWRVTVRGIGSVSGTGLDPLKVTNGYGAPGTVTGEVSFLNSGGYTGLGDIAAHPAREAIEFAVAHRLVDGLADGLYHPDDPLKRRDLARYLVMGASVRQYLPFDGQPSFTDLDTGASAYPFAESAIAPGGALRDTGQRQDGVMNLWGGQFHPTDSVTRLSLAYSLVQSLALQDEARAFTGPLTAFYEGQRIPVDDAGTIPANLRGYVQLALDRGVINARFKVTQGPYDLQPTMHAYFDPNKVVTRAAYAVAAGRYMTLYQSGQ, from the coding sequence ATGCCATCGAAGTTCATGCCGTCGATCAGACACACCGCCTTCCGCCTCTGCGCCATCGCCGCGGGCCTCCTCGCGAGCGGCGTCGCGCTCGCGGACGCCCAGCTCGACCCGCAACTGCTGACCCAGATGGGGAGCGCGGCCAGCACCGATCCGCTGCAGGTGGTGGTCACCTACAAGCAATCGGGCCCGGTCACGGCCGACCAGCTGGCCGTGCTCGAGTCGCTCGGCATCACCCGCGGCCTGACCATGCACACGCTGCCGATCGCCGGTGCACTGGCGACGCCGGCGGAGATTCGCGCACTGGCCCAGCGCGACGATGTGCTTTCGATCTGGGCCAACCGCCGCCTGACCTACCTGGACGCGGAGGCGAACGGACTTTCCGGTGCCGCGCGCACGGTGGCCAATCCCGCCGATTACCACCGCGCCATTCCGTTCAGCGGCAAGGGCGTGACGGTGGAGATCAACGATTCGGGCATCGACGCGACGCACATGGACCTGCAGTACGGCACCCACGTGGTGCAGAACACGCAGGCCGTGACCAACCTGGCCGCGCTCGACACGATGCTGCCGATCACTTACCTCGAGGGCGTGCCGAACAGCGACTGGGGCTCGGGCCACGGCACGCATTGCGCCGGCATCGTGGGCGGCAACGGCGCGCGATCCAACGGACTGTACGAGGGCGTGGCGCCCGGCGCCGACCTGGTCGGCTATGGCTCGGGCGCCGTGCTGCTGGTCCTCGATGCGGTCGGCGGCCTGGACTACGCGGCCACCCACCAGTTCGGCTTCCGCAACCCGATCCGCGTGGTCAGCAACTCGTGGGGCAGTTCCGGCAAGTTCGATCCGGCCGATCCGGTGAATGTCGCCTCATACGAGTTGTACAAGCGCGGCATCGTCAGCGTGTTCGCCGCCGGCAACGATGGCCCTGGCGAGGATACCCACAACCCCTACGCGCAGGCGCCGTGGGTGATCTCGGTGGGCGCCAGCGAGAAGAATGGCGTGCTGACCGACTTTTCCTCGCGCGGCAAGCGCGGCGAGAGCGGCACGTTCGCCATGCCCGACGGCCGGCAGTGGACCTACGTCAACGAGCCGACCATCGTCGCGCCGGGCGTGGACATCATCTCCACCCGCGACAGTACCGGCACGCTGCCGGCGCTGGCCGCGCAACAGGATGCCGAGGTCATTCCCGCGGCCTACCTGCCCTTCTACACGATCATGAGCGGCACCTCGATGGCTACGCCGCATGTGGCCGGCATCGTGGCGCTGATGCTGGAGGCCAACCCGGGCCTCACGCCGGCACAGGTGCGCGACATCCTGGAACGGACCGCCACCAACATGACCGGGCGGCTGGGCTGGGAGGCCGGCGCGGGCCATGTCAACGCCTACACGGCGGTGGCCGAGGCGGCCGGCATACGCGCTGGCTTCGGCGGCACCGTGAACGCGCTGCACAGCTTCAACAGCAACGCGCTGGTCGTGCCGGGCGCCCCGCCGATTCCGTTCTCGGTCGATTTCGCGCCGGTGGGCCCGGTCGGCGAGCAAAGTTTCACGGTGGGGCCGGAAGTCGCCTTCGTCAGCGCCCGCGCCACCATCGGCACCAATACCCTGGCGCTGGTGCTGATCGACCCCGACGGCGAGGAGTACGGCTCGGCGATCGCCTTGCCGGTGCTCGGCGACACCGTCACCACCGGCGCGCCGGCCAAGCCGGGCGTGTGGAGGGTGACCGTGCGCGGCATCGGCTCGGTGTCCGGAACCGGCCTCGATCCGCTGAAGGTGACGAACGGATACGGTGCGCCCGGCACGGTCACTGGCGAGGTGAGCTTCCTCAACAGCGGCGGTTACACCGGCCTGGGCGACATTGCCGCCCATCCGGCGCGCGAGGCGATCGAGTTTGCCGTCGCCCACCGCCTGGTCGATGGCCTGGCCGATGGCCTCTACCATCCCGACGATCCGCTCAAGCGCCGTGACCTGGCCCGGTACCTGGTGATGGGCGCGAGCGTGCGCCAGTACCTGCCGTTCGACGGCCAGCCGAGCTTCACCGATCTGGACACCGGCGCCAGCGCCTATCCGTTCGCCGAATCGGCGATCGCCCCCGGCGGCGCATTGCGCGACACCGGGCAGCGCCAGGACGGCGTGATGAACCTGTGGGGCGGGCAGTTCCATCCGACCGACAGCGTGACGCGGCTGAGCCTCGCCTATTCGCTCGTGCAGAGCCTGGCACTGCAGGACGAGGCGCGCGCGTTCACCGGGCCGCTGACCGCGTTCTACGAAGGCCAGCGCATTCCTGTCGACGACGCCGGCACGATACCGGCCAACCTGCGCGGCTACGTGCAGCTGGCACTGGACCGGGGCGTCATCAACGCACGCTTCAAGGTGACCCAGGGTCCGTACGACCTCCAGCCAACGATGCACGCGTACTTCGACCCGAACAAGGTCGTCACGCGCGCGGCCTACGCGGTGGCGGCCGGACGCTACATGACGCTGTACCAGAGCGGGCAGTAA
- a CDS encoding NAD(P)/FAD-dependent oxidoreductase: MEQHKPIESCDVAIIGGGPAGSTAAALLARRGYKVIALEKERHPRFHIGESLLPMNLPILERLGVLDKVHAMGVFKAGADFETDNERGYNVFSFGRALCKSPPHSYQVWRQDFDKMLYDHARECGADAREGQQVVAVEQIGPRQARLEVKTDEGGRYTIEARYLLDASGRDAFLSTKKKLKRKNRQHQSAALFTRFSNAARRPGEDAGNVSIYRFEHGWMWMIPLPDGSMSVGAVCWPEYLKRRRGDAREFLLDTLRQNAQLWQRLEGAEPIDEVRAAGNYSYDSKAMSGPGWMLVGDAFAFLDPVFSSGVFLAMDAAERAVEVVDGALREPKREAALQRALEKRLRKGMARFAFFIYRFNEPVMRRMFASPRNTWQLEQGVISMLAGDLFDPLPVLLRLRVFKLVYGVSVLANLRKWWAGHRYRLAQARAE, translated from the coding sequence ATGGAGCAGCACAAACCAATCGAGTCGTGCGACGTGGCAATCATCGGCGGCGGGCCGGCGGGCAGCACCGCCGCGGCGTTGCTGGCGCGGCGCGGGTACAAGGTCATCGCGCTGGAGAAGGAGCGCCACCCGCGCTTCCACATCGGCGAGTCGCTGCTGCCGATGAACCTGCCGATCCTCGAGCGCCTGGGTGTGCTGGACAAGGTGCACGCCATGGGCGTGTTCAAGGCCGGCGCGGACTTCGAAACGGACAACGAACGCGGCTACAACGTCTTCTCCTTCGGCCGCGCGTTGTGCAAGAGCCCGCCGCACAGCTACCAGGTGTGGCGGCAGGACTTCGACAAGATGCTCTACGACCACGCGCGCGAGTGCGGCGCCGATGCGCGCGAAGGTCAGCAGGTGGTCGCGGTCGAGCAGATCGGGCCGCGGCAGGCGCGCCTGGAAGTGAAGACCGACGAGGGCGGGCGCTACACCATCGAGGCGCGCTACCTGCTCGATGCCAGCGGTCGCGACGCCTTCCTGTCGACGAAGAAGAAGCTCAAGCGCAAGAACCGCCAGCACCAGAGTGCCGCGCTGTTCACCCGCTTCAGCAACGCGGCGCGCCGCCCCGGCGAGGACGCCGGGAACGTCAGCATCTATCGCTTCGAGCACGGCTGGATGTGGATGATCCCGCTACCCGACGGCAGCATGAGCGTGGGCGCGGTGTGCTGGCCGGAGTACCTGAAGCGCCGTCGCGGCGACGCGCGCGAGTTCCTGCTCGACACGCTCAGGCAGAACGCCCAGCTCTGGCAGCGGCTGGAGGGCGCCGAGCCGATCGACGAGGTGCGCGCCGCCGGGAACTATTCCTACGATTCGAAGGCGATGAGCGGCCCGGGCTGGATGCTGGTCGGTGACGCCTTCGCCTTCCTCGATCCGGTGTTTTCCTCCGGTGTGTTTCTGGCGATGGACGCGGCCGAACGTGCCGTCGAGGTGGTCGACGGGGCGCTGCGTGAGCCGAAGCGCGAAGCGGCACTGCAGCGCGCGCTGGAAAAGCGCCTGCGCAAGGGCATGGCGCGCTTCGCCTTCTTCATCTACCGCTTCAACGAACCGGTGATGCGGCGCATGTTCGCCTCGCCGCGCAACACCTGGCAGCTGGAGCAGGGCGTGATCTCGATGCTGGCCGGCGACCTGTTCGATCCGCTGCCGGTGCTGCTCAGGCTGCGCGTATTCAAGCTCGTCTACGGCGTATCCGTGCTGGCCAACCTGCGCAAGTGGTGGGCTGGACATCGCTACCGCCTGGCCCAGGCGCGCGCCGAATAG
- a CDS encoding ABC transporter permease has product MSALAMTRLELRRLFVRPLAWVLGALTLAWLAWNFTLLLGSFLAAQIRLAALPDGPGYTDLVAVPLLAKLAELAFLVVPLLSMSALAGERREGRLSLLLGMGLAPSRIVLGKYAALLVWLLTWLALVLAMPAALAHATAIDWGKLAAAALGMALLLASLAALGLACSAFASHPAIAAAAALVLTLGLWAVNMGAQLAGVDDGTINWLAMSSHLQPLLRGLVTSVDVAWFALLATVCLALAIRRVATERERG; this is encoded by the coding sequence ATGAGCGCGCTGGCGATGACGCGACTGGAGTTGCGCCGGCTGTTCGTGCGTCCGCTTGCCTGGGTGCTTGGCGCACTGACACTCGCCTGGCTGGCGTGGAACTTCACGCTGCTGCTGGGCAGCTTCCTGGCCGCGCAGATTCGCTTGGCCGCCTTGCCCGACGGCCCCGGCTACACCGACCTGGTGGCCGTGCCCTTGCTGGCCAAGCTGGCCGAGCTCGCTTTCCTGGTCGTGCCGCTGCTGTCGATGTCCGCACTGGCCGGCGAACGTCGCGAGGGGCGCCTGTCGCTGCTGCTGGGCATGGGCCTTGCCCCGTCGCGCATCGTACTCGGCAAGTACGCCGCGCTGCTGGTGTGGCTGCTGACCTGGCTGGCGCTGGTGCTGGCGATGCCCGCGGCGCTGGCCCACGCGACCGCGATCGACTGGGGCAAGCTCGCTGCCGCGGCGCTGGGCATGGCGCTGCTGCTGGCCTCGCTGGCCGCGCTGGGGCTGGCCTGTTCGGCGTTCGCCTCGCACCCGGCCATCGCCGCGGCCGCCGCGCTGGTGCTCACGTTGGGGCTGTGGGCGGTGAACATGGGGGCGCAGTTGGCCGGCGTGGATGACGGCACGATCAACTGGCTGGCAATGAGCTCGCACCTGCAGCCGCTGCTGCGCGGGCTGGTGACCAGCGTCGACGTGGCGTGGTTCGCGCTGCTGGCGACCGTCTGCCTGGCGCTGGCCATCCGTCGCGTCGCGACGGAACGGGAGCGCGGCTGA
- a CDS encoding thymidine kinase has translation MAKFYFYYSAMNAGKTTTLLQSAYNYHERGMRTLILTPALDNRYGEGVVASRIGLKANARRFSAGEDLFALVEKDIDERGALHCVFVDEAQFLSKAQVWQLSDVVDRLNIPVLAYGLRTDFRGELFEGSRYLLAWADNLDEIKTICHTGRKATMVVRVDEQGRAVTEGPQVEIGGNDRYVSVSRAEFKHITEGRGRIELQQSVLPLDERP, from the coding sequence ATGGCCAAGTTCTATTTCTATTACTCGGCAATGAATGCCGGCAAGACCACCACGCTCCTGCAGAGCGCGTACAACTATCACGAGCGCGGCATGCGCACGCTGATCCTCACGCCCGCGCTGGACAACCGCTACGGCGAAGGCGTGGTCGCCTCGCGTATCGGGCTGAAGGCCAACGCGCGACGCTTCAGCGCCGGCGAGGACCTGTTCGCGCTGGTCGAAAAGGACATCGACGAACGGGGCGCGCTGCACTGCGTGTTCGTCGACGAAGCGCAGTTCCTCTCCAAGGCGCAGGTGTGGCAGCTGTCGGACGTGGTCGACCGGCTGAACATCCCGGTGCTGGCCTACGGCCTGCGCACCGATTTCCGCGGCGAGCTGTTCGAGGGCAGCCGCTACCTGCTGGCCTGGGCCGACAACCTGGACGAGATCAAGACGATCTGCCACACCGGCCGCAAGGCCACCATGGTGGTGCGCGTGGACGAACAGGGCCGCGCGGTGACCGAAGGCCCGCAGGTTGAGATCGGTGGCAACGATCGCTATGTCTCGGTCAGTCGCGCCGAGTTCAAGCACATCACCGAGGGTCGCGGCCGCATCGAACTGCAGCAGAGCGTGCTGCCGCTGGACGAACGGCCCTGA
- a CDS encoding GldG family protein, producing the protein MRTLFGRLDGWLFALALLVGAGAVGYLTTRHVFVADWTAGGRASLSPGSRAVLGQLHGPVEIVSYANPQGDLRPTIAGFLERYRRVKPDLTLRFVDPQQDPAKMRELGITVDGAIIVHYGNREQRLDELSERSLTNALERLARGGERIVAFVTGDGERRADGQANADLGTFMAQLESRGMRAVPLNFAQVTAVPQHTDLVVLASPSLPLEAGAVRALVDYLANGGNLLWLTEPANSDLNLAPLADALGLRVLPGVLVDGGGAALGLKDPRLIALGAYPPHAITRGFLLTTLFPQVAALAQVNRNDWAVQDFLESGPQSWTEFQPIGNDGSSTIRFDAAAGELKGPLAFGLALSRLSPSPDKSQQRVVVVGDGDFLSNTFLGNGGNRALGERVFDWLLGDDALVSLPPRGAPDRVLEITQAELNALSLGFLIGLPVLLLLVGGVLTWRRRRR; encoded by the coding sequence ATGCGCACGCTATTCGGACGTCTGGACGGCTGGCTGTTCGCGCTGGCCCTGCTCGTCGGCGCGGGCGCCGTCGGTTACCTCACGACCCGGCATGTCTTTGTCGCCGACTGGACCGCGGGCGGACGCGCCAGCCTGTCGCCGGGGAGCCGCGCCGTGCTGGGCCAGCTCCATGGCCCGGTCGAGATCGTCAGCTATGCCAACCCGCAGGGAGACCTGCGCCCGACCATCGCCGGCTTCCTCGAACGATATCGCCGGGTCAAGCCCGACCTCACGCTGCGCTTCGTCGATCCGCAGCAGGATCCGGCGAAGATGCGCGAACTCGGCATCACTGTCGACGGCGCGATCATCGTGCACTACGGCAATCGCGAGCAGCGGCTGGACGAGCTGTCCGAGCGCAGCCTCACCAATGCGCTGGAGCGCCTGGCGCGCGGCGGCGAACGCATCGTCGCCTTCGTCACCGGCGATGGCGAGCGCCGCGCCGATGGGCAGGCCAACGCCGACCTCGGCACTTTCATGGCGCAGCTGGAGAGCCGCGGCATGCGCGCGGTGCCGCTCAACTTCGCCCAGGTCACCGCGGTGCCCCAGCACACCGACCTGGTCGTGCTGGCCAGCCCTTCGCTGCCGCTGGAAGCCGGCGCCGTGCGCGCGCTGGTCGATTATCTGGCCAACGGCGGCAACCTGCTGTGGCTCACCGAGCCGGCCAACAGCGACCTGAACCTTGCGCCGCTAGCCGACGCGCTGGGCCTGCGCGTGCTGCCCGGCGTGCTGGTCGACGGCGGCGGCGCGGCGCTTGGCCTGAAGGATCCGCGCCTGATCGCGCTGGGCGCCTATCCGCCGCACGCGATCACCCGCGGCTTCCTGCTGACCACGCTGTTTCCGCAGGTTGCCGCGCTGGCCCAGGTCAACCGCAACGACTGGGCGGTGCAGGACTTCCTCGAATCGGGTCCGCAGAGCTGGACCGAGTTTCAGCCGATCGGGAACGACGGCAGCTCGACCATCCGCTTCGACGCCGCGGCAGGCGAGTTGAAGGGGCCGCTGGCCTTCGGCCTGGCGCTCTCGCGGCTGTCGCCCAGTCCCGACAAGAGCCAGCAGCGCGTGGTGGTGGTCGGCGATGGCGATTTCCTTTCCAACACCTTCCTGGGCAACGGCGGCAACCGCGCGCTGGGCGAGCGCGTGTTCGACTGGCTGCTCGGCGACGACGCACTGGTGAGCCTGCCGCCGCGCGGCGCGCCCGATCGCGTGCTGGAGATCACGCAGGCCGAACTCAACGCGCTGAGCCTGGGTTTCCTCATCGGGTTGCCGGTGTTGCTGCTGCTCGTCGGCGGCGTACTGACCTGGCGTCGGCGCCGGCGCTGA
- the gndA gene encoding NADP-dependent phosphogluconate dehydrogenase, giving the protein MSLQVMGVFGMGVMGRSLALNIESRGHAVSVYDHDGAFTDQVMAAHPDRRLVAFHELPGFVASLERPRRILLMIKAGPPVDAMLEALKPLLEAGDIVIDGGNSYYRDTIRREQAMQAVGLNFIGCGISGGEEGALHGPSIMPGGPREAYAKVEPILTEIAARAPDGTPCVAWMGPNGAGHYVKMVHNGIEYGDMQLIAESYAMLRQVLGLSNAELARIYADWNRGELDSYLIGITSHIFTHKDPDTGNDLVDMILDRAAQKGTGQWTCQDALEMRVPLPLITEAVFARGLSAQKQERIAASRVLHGPTAGFGGDRVAFVESVRRALYLGKLVSYAQGFAQLRAASAAHDWDLDYATTASIFRAGCIIRAGFLERIMEAYTRDPALSNLMLDPYFADVAREYQQALREVVGTAVRQGVAVPCLASAIAWFDGYRSEQLPANLLQAQRDYFGAHTFERVDRPGSFHVDWE; this is encoded by the coding sequence ATGAGCCTGCAGGTGATGGGTGTGTTCGGCATGGGCGTGATGGGTCGCAGCCTGGCGCTGAACATCGAAAGCCGCGGCCATGCGGTTTCCGTCTACGACCATGATGGCGCCTTCACCGACCAGGTCATGGCCGCCCATCCCGACCGCCGCCTGGTGGCGTTCCACGAGTTGCCTGGTTTTGTCGCGTCGCTGGAACGCCCGCGCCGCATCCTGCTGATGATCAAGGCCGGTCCGCCCGTCGACGCCATGCTGGAGGCGCTCAAGCCGCTGCTGGAGGCCGGCGACATCGTGATCGACGGCGGTAACAGCTACTACCGCGACACCATCCGCCGCGAGCAGGCGATGCAGGCGGTCGGCTTGAACTTCATCGGCTGTGGCATCTCCGGCGGCGAGGAAGGTGCGCTGCACGGACCCTCGATCATGCCCGGCGGCCCGCGCGAGGCCTACGCGAAAGTCGAACCGATCCTCACCGAGATCGCCGCACGCGCGCCCGACGGCACGCCCTGCGTGGCGTGGATGGGCCCCAACGGCGCGGGGCACTACGTGAAGATGGTCCATAACGGCATCGAGTATGGCGACATGCAGCTGATCGCCGAGAGCTACGCGATGCTGCGCCAGGTGCTGGGGCTGTCCAACGCCGAACTGGCGCGGATCTATGCGGACTGGAACCGCGGCGAACTCGACAGCTATCTGATCGGCATCACCTCGCACATCTTCACCCACAAGGATCCGGACACCGGCAACGACCTGGTCGACATGATCCTCGACCGCGCCGCCCAGAAAGGCACCGGCCAGTGGACCTGCCAGGACGCGCTGGAAATGCGCGTGCCGTTGCCGTTGATCACCGAGGCGGTGTTTGCCCGCGGCCTGTCGGCGCAGAAGCAAGAGCGCATCGCCGCCAGCCGCGTGCTGCATGGGCCCACGGCCGGCTTCGGCGGCGACCGCGTGGCGTTCGTCGAGTCGGTGCGTCGCGCGCTGTACCTGGGCAAGCTGGTTTCCTACGCGCAAGGCTTCGCCCAGCTGCGCGCCGCGTCCGCGGCGCACGACTGGGACCTGGACTACGCCACCACCGCGAGCATCTTCCGCGCCGGCTGCATCATCCGCGCCGGCTTCCTCGAGCGGATCATGGAGGCCTACACGCGCGACCCTGCGCTTTCCAACCTGATGCTCGATCCCTATTTCGCGGACGTGGCACGCGAGTACCAGCAAGCCCTACGCGAAGTGGTCGGCACCGCGGTGCGCCAGGGCGTGGCGGTCCCGTGCCTGGCGTCGGCGATCGCGTGGTTCGACGGCTACCGCAGCGAGCAACTGCCGGCAAACCTGCTGCAGGCGCAGCGGGACTATTTCGGCGCGCACACGTTCGAGCGCGTCGACCGCCCCGGCAGCTTCCACGTCGACTGGGAATGA
- a CDS encoding 2OG-Fe(II) oxygenase, with protein sequence MPASSPEDDFIELYPEALPAATCAALVERLAMSEGLRPGRVGAGVLPELKDSQDLGISGLPAWREAEAALNQAVFTGLLKYLRRYPHALVAPLMLQVPGEGGTSERLTPERLRAMDDAMLAPLVETVFRPGAINLQRYAADRGGYPYWHCELYPRDAHAETLHRHLLWTLYLNEGFVDGETEFLYQKRKIVPRTGALLLAPAAFTHTHRGNRPRGGEKVIATSWVLFQRAEQLYGGR encoded by the coding sequence ATGCCTGCCTCTTCGCCTGAAGACGACTTCATCGAGCTCTATCCGGAGGCCTTGCCGGCGGCCACCTGCGCGGCGCTGGTCGAGCGCCTGGCCATGAGCGAGGGACTGCGACCGGGCCGCGTCGGCGCGGGCGTGTTGCCCGAGCTGAAGGACAGCCAGGACCTTGGCATCAGCGGCCTGCCCGCGTGGCGGGAGGCCGAGGCGGCGCTCAACCAGGCGGTGTTCACCGGGTTGTTGAAGTATCTGCGCCGCTACCCGCACGCGCTGGTGGCACCGCTGATGCTGCAGGTACCCGGCGAGGGCGGGACATCCGAGCGGCTCACGCCCGAACGGCTGCGGGCGATGGACGACGCGATGCTGGCGCCACTGGTCGAGACGGTGTTCCGCCCCGGCGCGATCAACCTGCAGCGCTACGCCGCCGATCGGGGCGGCTACCCCTACTGGCATTGCGAGCTCTACCCGCGCGACGCGCACGCCGAGACGCTGCACCGCCACCTGCTGTGGACGCTTTACCTCAACGAAGGTTTCGTCGATGGCGAGACCGAATTCCTTTACCAGAAGCGCAAGATCGTTCCGCGCACCGGTGCGCTGCTGCTGGCGCCGGCCGCGTTCACGCACACCCATCGCGGCAATCGCCCGCGTGGGGGCGAGAAGGTGATCGCCACCAGCTGGGTGCTTTTCCAGCGTGCCGAGCAGCTGTACGGGGGGCGATGA